The Bombus vancouverensis nearcticus chromosome 3, iyBomVanc1_principal, whole genome shotgun sequence genomic sequence taaaagatacaaataagtagattgaataaatatatttataaattatatttgatatttatatgaaattaaaattaataattagataTAGTAATTTAGAAGTACTTTTACATTATATGAATATCTAATAACTTGTAAATGTTTCAGTTAAGTTACAgttaaattcatttttttaatattccatgTTTCATTATGTGTTTTCTTCTACGTTTTTATCATGTGTTTTAGATTTAACTCAATGAGATTTTAATTGCAACTCTGTATCAGTTTCAGTTATCACACTTTCATCTCGCAAACATTTTCTTAGTTCATGACCAATAGCTACTCCAAGTGGTGGAGGAACCGCATTTCCAATTTGTCGATGTTTATCAAGTATAGTGCCATAAAATCGAAAAGAATCAGGAAATCCTTGAGATCTAGCACATTCGCGTACACTTACTACTCGAGTTTGTACTGGATGTAACACACGACCCTTAAAGATTAAATCGATTATTTACATTAACTGTatatgattttaattaaaattatgattCATATTATACCAAGTATAAGTTAATTATATGAATTATGTAAAAAGATATGatacataaaattaaatattgaaacattttaaCCCATTTGCATCCAAGCGCGGATTAATCAATGCGCTGCGACTGTCTTCTATCACCAAGCGCGGAATAATCCACGAGACTGCGACTGCTTTTTATTCCAGTCGCTAAGTATTCTTCAGATGTGGGAGATCACGTTTGACCCGTTTGTGAGCAACGCCTGACTCGCCTATATCAGTTCATTATTTCCTAAATAAGTCTTACTTTTGTTGTGAAAATCTTTTTAACTGCCACTATGAATAAGTACTGTCAATCTTAATCAAATTTaacaaattcaaatttaaaaaatattctaattttataaTGTAAACTAAAATTTAGTTGCCCTAGTGGATTTTGACGATCTTGATGATTTGGATCAAAGTATAGAAATAGGACATACTCGAAAACGTATCTGTAGGATCTCATCAAGTGAAAACAGCGAAGTTGATCAGTGCGATAGTTTTAGAAATGATGATTACATGTGGAAAGCTGAAAATCATACACCAATTATACATGATTTTTCAAGTGTGGGTGGTGCAACTGTTAGTACGCAAAACCTGTTAAGAAGGGAAgtttttgaattattttttaacgaagaatTAGTTACAAAGCTAGTTACAGAAACAAATAAACATGGAAAAACCGATGCAAATTTTATGCCTCTTTCAGAAGATGAACTAAAAGTATTTATTGCTTTAAACATTTTAATGAGTTTAGTTTCTAAACCAAATATTCAGAGTTATTGGACTGTAGATCAAAGCATAGAAACACCATATTTTAAGAATATTATGGGCTGTAAGCGATTTGTTTCTATTGCTAAAAATCTACATTTTTCCAGTAATAATAATTCTAATGATGCACTCACAAAAATCCGAGAAgttattcaaataataaaaaaaactttCATTAGTATGTATGTACCACGTAAAAACATTTCGATTGCACAAAGgatattgtttatttattgataattgGTACAGTTCACCGAAATTGTATCGAAAATTACATGACATGAAAACAAACGTATGTGGAACTGCGAGAATTAATAGGAAACAAATGCCTTGAGAACTAAAAGTACACCAATTACAAAGGGGAGAAGCTGTAGTATATTCTACAAGAGATATGGCGGCGATAAAATGGAAGGATAAAAAAGATGTCATTTTACTAACAACTATGCATAGTTTAGAATTTGCTGAAACGGAGAAAACAGACCGATATACCGGACAAAAATGTGTAAAACCAACAGTAGTAATTGATTATTATCAGAATATGGGTGGAGTTGATGTTGACGATCAAATATTAAGTACATTTCATACTATGCGAAGATGTAAAGAAGtctataagaaaatatttttttacctcaTAGACATGATGTTACTAAACAGttatgtaatttttaaaaatcataaaaagGATCGAGCTTTTCATATTGTTAAACAACAATTAGCCGAAGAAATTATTGGCGAATATTTACCAAATATAAAAGTGAGGCATCTACCGATTCGATAACGCGATATACTGGTAGACATTTTCCTATTCGGATACCTCCAATTCTAGCAAAGGGAAGCAGAACGTCAAAGCGATGTGTTGCATGCTTATCTAAACATACTCGAAGAGAAACGGTCTTCAAATGCCATATTTGCGATGTACCATTATGTATTGACCATTTTAAAGAATTCCATGAGAAATAATATGATCTAATTTCCATTttaatctaaataatttttttttaaataaataatttttatttttttcctttgttGTAAAGAATGTAAGATGCTGTGTTTGCGAGGTAACATTATCTACCAATCGTTTTGAACAGTAAATTTTCGATGAATTCCATGAAGAATTCGGATGTCATTTACTGCACCTACGACCGATCGCGCGCGGTGATGGGGACCAGTCATCAGTTGAACGCCGCTGATGCCTTCAAATGGCACCTTAAGTAGGGCCATGATGCAAATGGGTTAAAAGCATAGCTTTTTGtattaacaaaataattttagtAACTGAGTAAGGAGCTTTATGAATGCATCTTTACCCCAAGCAAAATTAGGAAAAGACTGTAAAAGAACATTTCTTTCAAATGTGCAGATGATCTTATATAAAAAATTGCTCCACAGGATGATAGACCTCGTTAAATAGTATAAAATTTTCCTCTATGACTTTTCTAACATTATTtggaatgaaaatataatccagCTCGTCTGGTGTTAgaaatactgtatatttttaataataataattaaatgtatataaatataaagtatacatatatgttaaatgtttttaattacttgataattaaatttaagataATAGTTTTGCATACCAGTTTTCCCATAGGTTCAGGATTTGTAATAGTCGTACTAAAAAATCCATTCCATTCTAATCTACCATATAAACCTGCCCAATGATTATGACGATTTCCTGTATGTGGTAAGCACCATGGAATTAAAGTATTAAATTGTTTATCTGTAGGATCACACTGCTTTCCCATACAACAACTACATACTCCACGATATGCTCCTGTAGAACTCTTTCCAACCTTTTTATCATCATGAGTATATTctcttaaataaaaaatttaatgtatacaatatttttaaacataagATAAAGTTTGATAAACTATactttacttacaattttttggAATAAGTACCATCACTTAATCTTACAGTAATATTTGGTAAATCACGCCAATCAGAACCACTAGCGACTGGAATATGAGCTATTCTAGTTTCTACAAGAGGTGCCATTTCTTTACATATGTGATCTCTTAATAATGGTTGATATTGTTTTCCTCTAATCTGAAAAGGTATAAATTTAAAATGTATTATGAATTTGTTGTCTGCAAAgagtaactgttttattctcttaaaatatttttatttgattattaCTCTTCTTTGAAAATGTGATATTGCATCGTTTGTATATGACATCTCTTCTTTATTCCAACCATTTTTAATTTCTGGTAAATCAAACAGTGCATCCCTTACACTGATTGTTCTAAATGGTGCTGATTCTGTCCAACTGCAATTTGTGCTATACTGAAATGTTATTTAGTATTTATAGTAATATAGCTTAAATTGTAAATGTCACTTATCTATTGTCTAATAGTACTAAATATTGTTTACCTTTTTATTATCAACTAATACACTTAATTGACAAGCGTGTTTACTAAAAACATGTGTTGGTTCTGGATATTGTGGAAGTATTTGTCCAGGTGCAGCAGCTAGGATTATTATtctatgtaatataataaaataaaattcaaaaaattaGCAACTTTAAACTATTATGAGTTATACTTAAAATTGCAACAACCTTCGTCTTGTCTGAGGGACTCCATAATTTCCAGCTTGAAGGATACCAAAAGTACATTGGTAACCCATACGAACTAGACATCTTAATGTTAATTTTAGAACCatgcttcttttaaaagatacaaaatttcgaacattttccataataaaaaaattggGCCTGTAGTAATCACAATATGATAGATACGAAACAACCAGAGAGTTTTTGAACAAAGAATACTGGCGTGAATTAAAACGATTCATGCCGCTAAAACCTTGACATGGTGGACCACCACACAATAATTCTACTTGTCCTTTCTGAGGAAGTTTTTGACCAATCTCATTTGTTGTTTCGCCCTAAAaatgaaatgtttaaaaattataattattatattacattatatgtacaGTAAACAAAGATATAATATGACAATTataaatcataatatataattaatgcaCAAATTACAACTTGTATAATTGTACAATACTACTTACATCCATAaccttttttaataatatattacaatCATCTGTAAATACTGTTGTATTAGGGTTGTTTAATCGGTATGCATTAGCAgctgcttcttctttttctatagCCCAAAGATTTTCAGTTATTCCAGCTTGATGTAAACCTTCAGATAACCCTTTAAAATAAATTAGTtcaaattattcattttttcaatttactatgttaaaattatataataacaattaatatataataaattgtagaATTTTGCAAGAATTTTGCAGTAAACTACATACCACCACACCCAGCAAATACATCCAATGTTCTCaatttttttgatattttattatattcaataGGTCTACTAACAAATGCTCTTTTTTCACTCTCTTCTGTTTTCTTCCCTTTAAGCTTTAGGTTACCTTTACTTTTACGACTTTTACCAATGCTAATAGCGTGATATGGTGGTTCATTAAATGTTTTCTCTTGTGCATTATAAGcttcattaaaataaaatcgatTCGGTCCTTCAGCAGTCCATTCATCAACAGTTTGATTTAAATTTTCAGAGTAAGCAAGATAGCATTTTCCAACAACCTCGATAAATTTGATGTTACAAACTgaaaaatcatttattttacaaaatattatgtatatatacacaaaaatttatatctatgtgatttttataagaatataaaatttttgtaatgTACCTTCATCACTCCAATAAACCATATTTAAATCTGCTTGTTCCATTAATGTAACATTTTTGTGTGTATTTTCTGGTCTATATAGCTTATTCACCTTAATCTTAATGTCAGATGGTGCAACTAACATATCATTTGTACTAacatatatttcatttatataccCTATACAAAAAGGATCAGGGGTATCAAAATTTGAACTTTTCACATGATCAGAAGATTTTCTGTAAAATTCGGGGTACATATCTTCATCGACATTCTCCTGTTTTAGTTTTTGAATGTCTtgatgtataattttatatttgaaattaaaagcttTAGGTTGTAAAAATACTGTTGTTCCAACTCTATAGTCTTCTCCTTTATATTTTACTAAACCATAAATAACTTCCTTAGTACTCTTCTCTTCTATTCGTTCATATaccttaaaatataaaaagtatgaatattataaatgttattgaaaataaagtttatgttaaacaaattgtaaatttacCTTTTATCATCTTGTATAACATAatgtaacaataaaaaaaaaaaatctgatatattgtattatacttatttcattATAAATTTCTAATATCATATGAGAATATCATATGCACTTAGGATCAAAGGAATGCAGATGATATTTTTGAAGCTTTTGAATTAAGAATGAAAATGACTAGTTAAATCGttaaatataatgttgtaaataatttaaatcaaCTAATTGAATAAAAGTATCATTTAAGGTCAGAAAAATTTACTGCTAAgcaaataatattgaaataagttctcataattcaaatatttaataattcataaaCTAAAAGATGAAATTCAGTAGAAATTTgtgtatatgttccttactatatatatgttaagcattaaatataatttagttTTCATAGAGATATTACATGgtatttttttaatacatttgaaTTTCAAACTTGATTTCCTCAATATTAGAAAAATGTTACTTGCATCCCTTTGATTTCAAGTGCCTCATATATAAATTGTctcaatatttaaataattctaattttgtgaaaaaatgtgTTTTTCTCAATACCCTATATTGCTCTTTTCATACTGACATAAACTAAATGCAATTGACATAAACTAAACTAAACGTGAATTTGTctttaatttgtttatattGATTAGCTTATTTGCTGAAAAATAACACTCACAAAATGATACTTTCATACAGTTTACTTTTTTCatgtttaaattataatttgacTAGTTTGTATAATGGTATTATCTTACTATATTTTTGATCTAAGCAAGAAGTGTCTATATCTTGAAAAGAAAGAGTTTCCGAACGTATGACCTTTTTTTCATCCTTAGAAACAATAGAATACGGTACCAAAGTTTGATCACTTATTTCCTTGTCATCCTGTATAACACAAGTAAAATGAACAGTATTAATTTTACATACCTTTGGCATATTGAATTGTTCCACTTCCCGTAAATGCGCACAAGTAGGACAAAAtcgatatatattttctttaggAAGACATTTTGGATCTGGTAATGGGTCTTCAAATCTGGCTGTTGCAGGTGTATAACGTTTCTGATAGAAGAATGTTTTACCATCTAagtcttttatttcattttcagaATTTAAATCCATATTACCTATGATTATAGAGTCaaaaacattttttgttttgatatttatattaaaaacttGATCAATGAATGTTAAATATACTACCTAATTCGGCCCAATTTTTCGgtacatttttaaaaataacagtACATTTAGATATAACAGATTTAAATGGTACATCATCACAATCATCACTCAAAAACAATTCTATAGGATCTGATGTTTCCCCAAGAATAGTATCATTTCCTCTATGCAACCAATTTGCATGAAATTGTTTTATACCATTTTTATTTTCCCACATGTAAATAACTTTGGCAACATGTGATGGAATTGCTGGATTTCTTGGTTCAACAAGTACATAatcatttatttctattttttcatCACCTACTATAACGGATCTGTAAAAGGTTTTCAGATTATTACTGGCTATTTGATCTCCTATCCATACAATATCTTTTTTAAGTTCTTTAAAAACTTTTCTTCTGCATTCTTCTACTTCAATTCTTAAAGTATCATATTGATCTTCATTTTCTGGATCAGAGTCATCTGCTTCCTGAATAAAGATACaaaatgtttattatattaGATTGTGATTACCACAATTACTTAAATAGTTGTTTTACTTGAATAGCCATATTGGGACATCTTCTTTTAATGCAAGCCTGTTTGCCTCTTCCTGTTCCCCCAAATTTTATCATATCTTTACAAGCATTACAAAGACCACAATCAGGTTGTTGACAATGTTCACATACTTCACATCTTTGTCGTTTAGGTCCCTAATggtataaaaaagaaacaaacctGAAGTTTATATAAagtttatttgtatttatcatTTAAAACGTATATGTACTTTATAAAGAGACtttatatatacaattaattgtttacaatttacaatttgtgtacaattaataattatttgttatattgatatacatattaatttagaaaattgaaAGTTTACCATTGTTATCGTATCATTATGTTTAGTTAACTGATctgcaaatatattttcaaacatattGTTAACTAATTGTGTAGTAGTTGCTTTAGTCCAAGCAGGTTTCCTAACTTTTTGTTCTCTAAGTCGCATTTGACTTTGGCTTACTCTTTTTCCTAATGTAACACCTGCAAGGTTTGCTAATGCTCGCATGCAAGGACTTGTAATAAGAAGAGTATCTTCTGCTGAAGCAGAATCATCAAATGATAATACTTGATCACATATAAATTGTGCATGTCTTAGTAGAGAATCTTCAGTAAATTTTGTAATACCTTTAGGTGGTACTATTGTCTGTGAAAATGATATAAGTttagtattgtattatattaattatactatttatgacttgtttaataataaatttaaattacttgAAGCTTATTGAGCAGATCCTCATAACTGGGATTAATTTCATCTAAAAGAAACTCGATAATCAATTTactcatatatattttttctctgACAACATCCATAAAAGGGGCATATTCTTCAGATGGATCCATTAGAATATATTCACAAAATGCTGTGTTAAAACCTATAAGAGCTAGTTCTCCTCCATCGAAACCAGATACATACCACTCATTTATAGGACCCATATCTTTTGCTGGCACTCCATTCTCTGGTGATGCATCTTCTTCATAAATAGCTTTTATATATCCAGAAAAGTATAACATTACATTCTTTTCTATAAGTCCAGTGTCAAAAGCACACAAGTGGCCATTTTTATCATAAACACTAAAATTTTGatagttttatcatttttttataaaatatacatgtttataaaaaacagaaaaatattaccTGAAATAAGTCAATTTATTTTGAGGGCGTTGATCGCTTTCATGTATAAAAGATTCATTACCATTAAATAAACATAACTTTGGATCAGTTAAAGCAATATCTTCATCTATAGCACCATTTGGATGACCCTGATAAATTTTGATATCATCATTTAATTTCTGACAACAATATTCACATTTACTATGAAATGTATTTGTACTTTTAATTTTAGATGTTGGTAAAATTGTAATATCTTTAAACTTGACTTTTTTTTCAACATGTTTATCAGAATAGTCCTCATTTGTTCCTGGATAATGGTTTTCTTTATCTTGCTCACTTTTCAAAGATAtgttattttctgttttaatgCTTTGTGAATTCTGTAATTCTCTATCGTTATTTGCATCAGAACTTATTTGTTTTCCCATAGCAAGTTGTTTATAAAACATGTCAACTATAGATGGTTGATAATTAGATTTGGATGCAACAGACTTCATTGTAacacaatataaaaaatttggTGACCTATCACTATGACCTTTCACTATTTCATT encodes the following:
- the Dnmt1a gene encoding DNA methyltransferase 1a isoform X3; protein product: MKSVASKSNYQPSIVDMFYKQLAMGKQISSDANNDRELQNSQSIKTENNISLKSEQDKENHYPGTNEDYSDKHVEKKVKFKDITILPTSKIKSTNTFHSKCEYCCQKLNDDIKIYQGHPNGAIDEDIALTDPKLCLFNGNESFIHESDQRPQNKLTYFSVYDKNGHLCAFDTGLIEKNVMLYFSGYIKAIYEEDASPENGVPAKDMGPINEWYVSGFDGGELALIGFNTAFCEYILMDPSEEYAPFMDVVREKIYMSKLIIEFLLDEINPSYEDLLNKLQTIVPPKEDTLLITSPCMRALANLAGVTLGKRVSQSQMRLREQKVRKPAWTKATTTQLVNNMFENIFADQLTKHNDTITMGPKRQRCEVCEHCQQPDCGLCNACKDMIKFGGTGRGKQACIKRRCPNMAIQEADDSDPENEDQYDTLRIEVEECRRKVFKELKKDIVWIGDQIASNNLKTFYRSVIVGDEKIEINDYVLVEPRNPAIPSHVAKVIYMWENKNGIKQFHANWLHRGNDTILGETSDPIELFLSDDCDDVPFKSVISKCTVIFKNVPKNWAELGNMDLNSENEIKDLDGKTFFYQKRYTPATARFEDPLPDPKCLPKENIYRFCPTCAHLREVEQFNMPKVYERIEEKSTKEVIYGLVKYKGEDYRVGTTVFLQPKAFNFKYKIIHQDIQKLKQENVDEDMYPEFYRKSSDHVKSSNFDTPDPFCIGYINEIYVSTNDMLVAPSDIKIKVNKLYRPENTHKNVTLMEQADLNMVYWSDEVCNIKFIEVVGKCYLAYSENLNQTVDEWTAEGPNRFYFNEAYNAQEKTFNEPPYHAISIGKSRKSKGNLKLKGKKTEESEKRAFVSRPIEYNKISKKLRTLDVFAGCGGLSEGLHQAGITENLWAIEKEEAAANAYRLNNPNTTVFTDDCNILLKKVMDGETTNEIGQKLPQKGQVELLCGGPPCQGFSGMNRFNSRQYSLFKNSLVVSYLSYCDYYRPNFFIMENVRNFVSFKRSMVLKLTLRCLVRMGYQCTFGILQAGNYGVPQTRRRIIILAAAPGQILPQYPEPTHVFSKHACQLSVLVDNKKYSTNCSWTESAPFRTISVRDALFDLPEIKNGWNKEEMSYTNDAISHFQRRIRGKQYQPLLRDHICKEMAPLVETRIAHIPVASGSDWRDLPNITVRLSDGTYSKKLEYTHDDKKVGKSSTGAYRGVCSCCMGKQCDPTDKQFNTLIPWCLPHTGNRHNHWAGLYGRLEWNGFFSTTITNPEPMGKLGRVLHPVQTRVVSVRECARSQGFPDSFRFYGTILDKHRQIGNAVPPPLGVAIGHELRKCLRDESVITETDTELQLKSH
- the Dnmt1a gene encoding DNA methyltransferase 1a isoform X2 → MFYKQLAMGKQISSDANNDRELQNSQSIKTENNISLKSEQDKENHYPGTNEDYSDKHVEKKVKFKDITILPTSKIKSTNTFHSKCEYCCQKLNDDIKIYQGHPNGAIDEDIALTDPKLCLFNGNESFIHESDQRPQNKLTYFSVYDKNGHLCAFDTGLIEKNVMLYFSGYIKAIYEEDASPENGVPAKDMGPINEWYVSGFDGGELALIGFNTAFCEYILMDPSEEYAPFMDVVREKIYMSKLIIEFLLDEINPSYEDLLNKLQTIVPPKGITKFTEDSLLRHAQFICDQVLSFDDSASAEDTLLITSPCMRALANLAGVTLGKRVSQSQMRLREQKVRKPAWTKATTTQLVNNMFENIFADQLTKHNDTITMGPKRQRCEVCEHCQQPDCGLCNACKDMIKFGGTGRGKQACIKRRCPNMAIQEADDSDPENEDQYDTLRIEVEECRRKVFKELKKDIVWIGDQIASNNLKTFYRSVIVGDEKIEINDYVLVEPRNPAIPSHVAKVIYMWENKNGIKQFHANWLHRGNDTILGETSDPIELFLSDDCDDVPFKSVISKCTVIFKNVPKNWAELGNMDLNSENEIKDLDGKTFFYQKRYTPATARFEDPLPDPKCLPKENIYRFCPTCAHLREVEQFNMPKVYERIEEKSTKEVIYGLVKYKGEDYRVGTTVFLQPKAFNFKYKIIHQDIQKLKQENVDEDMYPEFYRKSSDHVKSSNFDTPDPFCIGYINEIYVSTNDMLVAPSDIKIKVNKLYRPENTHKNVTLMEQADLNMVYWSDEVCNIKFIEVVGKCYLAYSENLNQTVDEWTAEGPNRFYFNEAYNAQEKTFNEPPYHAISIGKSRKSKGNLKLKGKKTEESEKRAFVSRPIEYNKISKKLRTLDVFAGCGGLSEGLHQAGITENLWAIEKEEAAANAYRLNNPNTTVFTDDCNILLKKVMDGETTNEIGQKLPQKGQVELLCGGPPCQGFSGMNRFNSRQYSLFKNSLVVSYLSYCDYYRPNFFIMENVRNFVSFKRSMVLKLTLRCLVRMGYQCTFGILQAGNYGVPQTRRRIIILAAAPGQILPQYPEPTHVFSKHACQLSVLVDNKKYSTNCSWTESAPFRTISVRDALFDLPEIKNGWNKEEMSYTNDAISHFQRRIRGKQYQPLLRDHICKEMAPLVETRIAHIPVASGSDWRDLPNITVRLSDGTYSKKLEYTHDDKKVGKSSTGAYRGVCSCCMGKQCDPTDKQFNTLIPWCLPHTGNRHNHWAGLYGRLEWNGFFSTTITNPEPMGKLGRVLHPVQTRVVSVRECARSQGFPDSFRFYGTILDKHRQIGNAVPPPLGVAIGHELRKCLRDESVITETDTELQLKSH
- the Dnmt1a gene encoding DNA methyltransferase 1a isoform X1 gives rise to the protein MKSVASKSNYQPSIVDMFYKQLAMGKQISSDANNDRELQNSQSIKTENNISLKSEQDKENHYPGTNEDYSDKHVEKKVKFKDITILPTSKIKSTNTFHSKCEYCCQKLNDDIKIYQGHPNGAIDEDIALTDPKLCLFNGNESFIHESDQRPQNKLTYFSVYDKNGHLCAFDTGLIEKNVMLYFSGYIKAIYEEDASPENGVPAKDMGPINEWYVSGFDGGELALIGFNTAFCEYILMDPSEEYAPFMDVVREKIYMSKLIIEFLLDEINPSYEDLLNKLQTIVPPKGITKFTEDSLLRHAQFICDQVLSFDDSASAEDTLLITSPCMRALANLAGVTLGKRVSQSQMRLREQKVRKPAWTKATTTQLVNNMFENIFADQLTKHNDTITMGPKRQRCEVCEHCQQPDCGLCNACKDMIKFGGTGRGKQACIKRRCPNMAIQEADDSDPENEDQYDTLRIEVEECRRKVFKELKKDIVWIGDQIASNNLKTFYRSVIVGDEKIEINDYVLVEPRNPAIPSHVAKVIYMWENKNGIKQFHANWLHRGNDTILGETSDPIELFLSDDCDDVPFKSVISKCTVIFKNVPKNWAELGNMDLNSENEIKDLDGKTFFYQKRYTPATARFEDPLPDPKCLPKENIYRFCPTCAHLREVEQFNMPKVYERIEEKSTKEVIYGLVKYKGEDYRVGTTVFLQPKAFNFKYKIIHQDIQKLKQENVDEDMYPEFYRKSSDHVKSSNFDTPDPFCIGYINEIYVSTNDMLVAPSDIKIKVNKLYRPENTHKNVTLMEQADLNMVYWSDEVCNIKFIEVVGKCYLAYSENLNQTVDEWTAEGPNRFYFNEAYNAQEKTFNEPPYHAISIGKSRKSKGNLKLKGKKTEESEKRAFVSRPIEYNKISKKLRTLDVFAGCGGLSEGLHQAGITENLWAIEKEEAAANAYRLNNPNTTVFTDDCNILLKKVMDGETTNEIGQKLPQKGQVELLCGGPPCQGFSGMNRFNSRQYSLFKNSLVVSYLSYCDYYRPNFFIMENVRNFVSFKRSMVLKLTLRCLVRMGYQCTFGILQAGNYGVPQTRRRIIILAAAPGQILPQYPEPTHVFSKHACQLSVLVDNKKYSTNCSWTESAPFRTISVRDALFDLPEIKNGWNKEEMSYTNDAISHFQRRIRGKQYQPLLRDHICKEMAPLVETRIAHIPVASGSDWRDLPNITVRLSDGTYSKKLEYTHDDKKVGKSSTGAYRGVCSCCMGKQCDPTDKQFNTLIPWCLPHTGNRHNHWAGLYGRLEWNGFFSTTITNPEPMGKLGRVLHPVQTRVVSVRECARSQGFPDSFRFYGTILDKHRQIGNAVPPPLGVAIGHELRKCLRDESVITETDTELQLKSH
- the Dnmt1a gene encoding DNA methyltransferase 1a isoform X4 yields the protein MRTILINMLKKKSSLKILQFYQHLKLKGHPNGAIDEDIALTDPKLCLFNGNESFIHESDQRPQNKLTYFSVYDKNGHLCAFDTGLIEKNVMLYFSGYIKAIYEEDASPENGVPAKDMGPINEWYVSGFDGGELALIGFNTAFCEYILMDPSEEYAPFMDVVREKIYMSKLIIEFLLDEINPSYEDLLNKLQTIVPPKGITKFTEDSLLRHAQFICDQVLSFDDSASAEDTLLITSPCMRALANLAGVTLGKRVSQSQMRLREQKVRKPAWTKATTTQLVNNMFENIFADQLTKHNDTITMGPKRQRCEVCEHCQQPDCGLCNACKDMIKFGGTGRGKQACIKRRCPNMAIQEADDSDPENEDQYDTLRIEVEECRRKVFKELKKDIVWIGDQIASNNLKTFYRSVIVGDEKIEINDYVLVEPRNPAIPSHVAKVIYMWENKNGIKQFHANWLHRGNDTILGETSDPIELFLSDDCDDVPFKSVISKCTVIFKNVPKNWAELGNMDLNSENEIKDLDGKTFFYQKRYTPATARFEDPLPDPKCLPKENIYRFCPTCAHLREVEQFNMPKVYERIEEKSTKEVIYGLVKYKGEDYRVGTTVFLQPKAFNFKYKIIHQDIQKLKQENVDEDMYPEFYRKSSDHVKSSNFDTPDPFCIGYINEIYVSTNDMLVAPSDIKIKVNKLYRPENTHKNVTLMEQADLNMVYWSDEVCNIKFIEVVGKCYLAYSENLNQTVDEWTAEGPNRFYFNEAYNAQEKTFNEPPYHAISIGKSRKSKGNLKLKGKKTEESEKRAFVSRPIEYNKISKKLRTLDVFAGCGGLSEGLHQAGITENLWAIEKEEAAANAYRLNNPNTTVFTDDCNILLKKVMDGETTNEIGQKLPQKGQVELLCGGPPCQGFSGMNRFNSRQYSLFKNSLVVSYLSYCDYYRPNFFIMENVRNFVSFKRSMVLKLTLRCLVRMGYQCTFGILQAGNYGVPQTRRRIIILAAAPGQILPQYPEPTHVFSKHACQLSVLVDNKKYSTNCSWTESAPFRTISVRDALFDLPEIKNGWNKEEMSYTNDAISHFQRRIRGKQYQPLLRDHICKEMAPLVETRIAHIPVASGSDWRDLPNITVRLSDGTYSKKLEYTHDDKKVGKSSTGAYRGVCSCCMGKQCDPTDKQFNTLIPWCLPHTGNRHNHWAGLYGRLEWNGFFSTTITNPEPMGKLGRVLHPVQTRVVSVRECARSQGFPDSFRFYGTILDKHRQIGNAVPPPLGVAIGHELRKCLRDESVITETDTELQLKSH